From Streptomyces sp. NBC_01460, a single genomic window includes:
- a CDS encoding FdhF/YdeP family oxidoreductase, with amino-acid sequence MATKPPTGDPVQDAPQIDEVQHSAAGLPAIAHTLRAAQQQMGLRRTARTLLKVNQKDGFDCPGCAWPEGDKRHTAEFCENGAKAVAEEATLRRVTPDFLAAHPVADLAGRSGYWLGQQGRITQPVYLPEGADRYEAVTWERAFEIVAEELTALASPDEALFYTSGRTSNEAAFLLQLLAREFGTNNLPDCSNMCHESSGSALTETIGIGKGSVSLEDLHRADLIIVAGQNPGTNHPRMLSALEQAKSAGAKIISVNPLPEAGLERFKNPQTARGMLKGTALTDLFLQIRIGGDQALFRLLNKMIIETDGAVDTGFVTEHTHGYEAFAQAARDADWDETLTATGLDRDTIEQALAMILASERTIVCWAMGLTQHKHSVPTIREVVNLLLLRGNIGRPGAGVCPVRGHSNVQGDRTMGIFERPAPAFLDALDREFGITSPRHHGYDVVRSIQALRDGDAKVFFAMGGNFVGATPDTAVTEAAMRRARLTVHVSTKLNRSHAVTGTRALILPTLGRTDKDVQAGGKQFVTVEDSMGMVHSSRGNLTPASPHLLSEPAIVARLARAVLGPASTTPWEEFEKDYGTIRDRIARVVPGFEDFNTRVARPGGFTLPHAPRDERRFPTATGKANFTAAPVEYPELPAGRLLLQTLRSHDQYNTTIYGLDDRYRGIKGGRRIVMVNPEDAHALGLADGSYTDLVSEWKDGVERRAPGFRVVHYPTARGCAAAYYPETNVLVPLDATADTSNTPASKSVVVRFETT; translated from the coding sequence ATGGCCACCAAGCCCCCGACCGGTGACCCGGTCCAGGACGCGCCGCAGATCGACGAGGTCCAGCACTCCGCCGCCGGACTGCCCGCCATCGCCCACACCCTGCGCGCCGCGCAGCAGCAGATGGGCCTCCGGCGCACCGCTCGGACCCTCCTCAAGGTCAACCAGAAGGACGGCTTCGACTGCCCCGGCTGCGCCTGGCCCGAGGGCGACAAGCGGCACACCGCCGAATTCTGCGAGAACGGCGCCAAGGCCGTCGCCGAGGAGGCGACCCTGCGCCGCGTCACCCCCGACTTCCTCGCCGCCCACCCCGTCGCCGACCTGGCCGGCCGCAGCGGCTACTGGCTCGGCCAGCAGGGACGCATCACGCAACCTGTGTATCTGCCCGAGGGCGCCGACCGGTACGAGGCCGTGACCTGGGAGCGCGCCTTCGAGATCGTCGCCGAGGAGCTCACCGCCCTCGCCTCACCGGACGAGGCGCTCTTCTACACCTCCGGCCGCACCAGCAACGAGGCCGCCTTCCTCCTCCAGCTCCTCGCCCGGGAGTTCGGCACCAACAACCTGCCCGACTGCTCCAACATGTGCCACGAGTCCTCCGGCTCCGCACTCACCGAGACCATAGGAATAGGCAAGGGCAGCGTCAGCCTCGAAGACCTCCACCGGGCCGACCTGATCATCGTCGCCGGACAGAACCCCGGCACCAACCACCCCCGGATGCTCTCCGCCCTCGAACAGGCCAAGTCCGCCGGAGCGAAGATCATCTCGGTGAATCCGCTGCCCGAGGCCGGCCTCGAACGGTTCAAGAATCCCCAGACGGCCCGCGGCATGCTCAAGGGCACCGCCCTCACCGACCTCTTCCTCCAGATACGCATCGGCGGCGACCAGGCACTCTTCCGCCTGCTCAACAAGATGATCATCGAGACCGACGGAGCCGTCGACACCGGCTTCGTCACCGAGCACACCCACGGCTACGAAGCATTCGCCCAGGCCGCCCGCGACGCCGACTGGGACGAGACCCTCACCGCCACCGGCCTCGACCGCGACACCATCGAGCAGGCGCTCGCCATGATCCTCGCCTCGGAGCGCACCATCGTCTGTTGGGCCATGGGCCTCACCCAGCACAAGCACTCCGTGCCGACCATCCGCGAAGTCGTCAACCTCCTCCTCCTGCGCGGCAACATCGGCAGGCCCGGCGCCGGAGTCTGCCCCGTACGCGGCCACTCCAACGTCCAGGGCGACCGCACCATGGGCATCTTCGAACGCCCCGCCCCCGCCTTCCTCGACGCCCTCGACCGGGAATTCGGCATCACGTCACCACGCCACCACGGCTACGACGTCGTACGGTCCATCCAGGCGCTCCGCGACGGCGACGCCAAGGTCTTCTTCGCCATGGGCGGCAACTTCGTCGGCGCCACCCCCGACACCGCCGTCACCGAAGCCGCCATGCGCCGCGCCCGCCTCACCGTGCACGTCTCCACCAAACTCAACCGCTCGCACGCCGTCACCGGCACCCGCGCCCTGATCCTGCCCACCCTCGGCCGCACCGACAAGGACGTCCAGGCCGGCGGGAAACAGTTCGTCACCGTCGAGGACTCCATGGGCATGGTCCACTCCTCCCGCGGCAACCTCACCCCCGCGAGCCCCCACCTGCTCTCCGAACCCGCCATCGTCGCCCGCCTCGCCCGCGCCGTCCTCGGACCCGCCTCCACCACCCCCTGGGAGGAGTTCGAGAAGGACTACGGCACGATCCGCGACCGCATAGCCCGCGTCGTCCCCGGCTTCGAGGACTTCAACACCCGCGTCGCCCGCCCCGGCGGCTTCACCCTCCCCCACGCCCCCCGCGACGAACGCCGCTTCCCCACCGCCACCGGCAAAGCCAACTTCACCGCCGCGCCCGTCGAGTACCCCGAACTCCCCGCAGGCCGGCTGCTGCTCCAGACCCTGCGCTCCCACGACCAGTACAACACCACGATCTACGGCCTCGACGACCGCTACCGCGGCATCAAGGGCGGCCGCCGCATCGTCATGGTCAACCCCGAGGACGCCCACGCCCTCGGCCTCGCCGACGGCTCCTACACCGACCTCGTCAGCGAATGGAAGGACGGCGTCGAACGCCGCGCCCCCGGCTTCCGCGTCGTCCACTACCCCACCGCCCGGGGCTGCGCCGCCGCGTACTACCCGGAGACCAACGTCCTCGTCCCCCTCGACGCCACCGCGGACACCAGCAACACCCCGGCCAGCAAGTCGGTCGTCGTCCGCTTCGAGACCACCTGA
- a CDS encoding PaaI family thioesterase: MGEHTAPTFPQEIIDEYAALGVDLPALFSAGHLGERMGVTIVEASADRVVGTMPVEGNTQPYGLLHGGASAVLAETLGSIGSMLHGGATKIAVGVDLNCTHHRGARSGLVTGTATPVHRGRSTATYEIVITDEHDKRVCTARLTCLLRDAAGPAGG; encoded by the coding sequence ATGGGCGAGCACACCGCACCCACGTTCCCGCAGGAGATCATCGACGAGTACGCGGCACTCGGCGTCGACCTCCCGGCACTCTTCTCCGCCGGACACCTCGGCGAACGCATGGGCGTCACGATCGTCGAGGCCTCCGCCGACCGCGTCGTGGGCACCATGCCCGTCGAGGGCAACACCCAGCCCTACGGACTGCTCCACGGCGGCGCCTCCGCCGTCCTCGCCGAGACCCTGGGCTCCATCGGCTCCATGCTCCACGGCGGCGCCACCAAGATCGCCGTCGGCGTCGACCTGAACTGCACCCACCACCGCGGCGCCCGCAGCGGCCTCGTCACCGGCACCGCCACCCCCGTCCACCGCGGCCGCTCCACCGCCACGTACGAGATCGTCATCACGGACGAGCACGACAAGCGGGTCTGCACCGCCCGCCTCACCTGCCTGCTCCGCGACGCCGCCGGCCCCGCCGGAGGCTGA
- a CDS encoding branched-chain amino acid ABC transporter substrate-binding protein: MRHRSLIILTTVLTTGALTLTACGSRDDDSKDKSASGGKTTVVIGVDAPLTGSLSALGQGIKNSVDLAAKTANKNNEVPGIEFKIEGLDDQAVPASGQANATKLVGMKEVLGAVGPLNSGVAQSMQGVFEKAGLAQVSPANTNPALSQGDNWGKGDSKRVFKTYFRTCATDVVQGKFAAQYLFNDAKKKKVYVVDDKQTYGAGLAAIFSAEFKRLGGKVVGTDHVTVKETDFSSTADKVKSSGADSVYYGGQYPEGGLLSDQIKKTGAKIPTMGGDGIYDPAFISASGEANDGDYATSVGYPVEALPTAKQFIADYKAGGYKDPFAAYGGYSYDAGWAIIQAVKAVVAENDGKLPEDARAKVTEAMAKVSFDGVTGKVSFDEFGDTTNKQLTVYEVQKGAWKDVKSATFED, encoded by the coding sequence GTGCGACACCGTTCTTTGATCATCCTCACCACCGTGCTCACCACCGGTGCACTCACCCTCACCGCCTGCGGATCGCGCGACGACGACAGCAAGGACAAGAGCGCCAGCGGCGGCAAGACCACCGTCGTCATCGGTGTCGACGCCCCGCTCACCGGCTCCCTCTCCGCACTCGGCCAGGGCATCAAGAACTCCGTGGACCTCGCGGCCAAGACCGCGAACAAGAACAACGAGGTCCCCGGCATCGAGTTCAAGATCGAAGGCCTCGACGACCAGGCCGTCCCCGCCTCCGGACAGGCCAACGCCACCAAGCTCGTCGGCATGAAGGAAGTCCTCGGAGCCGTCGGCCCCCTCAACTCCGGCGTCGCCCAGTCCATGCAGGGCGTCTTCGAGAAGGCCGGCCTCGCCCAGGTCTCCCCCGCCAACACCAACCCCGCCCTCAGCCAGGGCGACAACTGGGGCAAGGGCGACTCCAAGCGCGTCTTCAAGACGTACTTCCGCACCTGCGCCACCGACGTCGTCCAGGGCAAGTTCGCCGCCCAGTACCTGTTCAACGACGCCAAGAAGAAGAAGGTCTACGTCGTCGACGACAAGCAGACCTACGGCGCCGGCCTCGCCGCGATCTTCTCCGCGGAATTCAAGCGCCTCGGCGGCAAGGTCGTCGGCACCGACCACGTCACGGTGAAGGAGACCGACTTCTCCAGCACCGCCGACAAGGTCAAGAGCTCCGGCGCCGACTCCGTCTACTACGGCGGCCAGTACCCCGAGGGCGGCCTGCTCTCCGACCAGATCAAGAAGACCGGCGCCAAGATCCCCACCATGGGCGGCGACGGCATCTACGACCCCGCCTTCATCAGCGCCTCCGGTGAGGCCAACGACGGCGACTACGCCACCTCCGTCGGCTACCCCGTCGAGGCCCTCCCGACCGCCAAGCAGTTCATCGCGGACTACAAGGCCGGCGGCTACAAGGACCCCTTCGCCGCATACGGCGGCTACTCCTACGACGCCGGCTGGGCCATCATCCAGGCCGTCAAGGCCGTCGTCGCCGAGAACGACGGCAAGCTCCCCGAGGACGCCCGCGCCAAGGTCACCGAGGCCATGGCCAAGGTCTCCTTCGACGGCGTGACCGGCAAGGTCTCCTTCGACGAGTTCGGTGACACCACCAACAAGCAGCTCACCGTCTACGAGGTCCAGAAGGGCGCCTGGAAGGACGTCAAGAGCGCCACGTTCGAGGACTGA
- a CDS encoding branched-chain amino acid ABC transporter permease: MNELPQQLANGLALGALYGLIAIGYTMVYGIVQLINFAHGEIFMIGGFGALTTYLALPSGTSLMVVIPLMIIGGAIASVAVATAAERFAYRPLRGAPRLAPLITAIGLSIVLQQLVWGFYPDAKKPRSFPEFKGESFKIFDNLYLQRADAFILVLAPLCMLALGMFVAKSRSGRAMQATAQDPDTAKLMGINTDRIIVMAFAIGAAFAAIAAVAYGLDKGQINFEMGFLLGLKAFTAAVLGGIGNIYGAMVGGVVLGLAEALSIAYIEEIPGMQQLGGGAWANVWAFVLLIVVLLVRPQGLLGERVADRA; the protein is encoded by the coding sequence GTGAACGAACTGCCGCAACAGCTGGCCAACGGTCTCGCACTCGGCGCGCTCTATGGCCTCATAGCCATCGGGTACACCATGGTGTACGGCATCGTCCAGCTCATCAATTTCGCCCACGGCGAGATCTTCATGATCGGGGGCTTCGGCGCCCTCACCACCTACCTCGCGCTCCCCAGCGGAACCTCGCTCATGGTGGTCATACCCCTCATGATCATCGGAGGTGCCATCGCCTCCGTCGCCGTGGCGACAGCCGCAGAACGCTTCGCCTACCGCCCCCTACGAGGCGCACCACGGCTGGCACCCCTCATCACCGCGATCGGCCTCTCGATCGTCCTCCAGCAGCTTGTCTGGGGCTTCTACCCCGACGCCAAGAAGCCGCGCAGCTTCCCCGAGTTCAAGGGCGAGTCGTTCAAGATCTTCGACAACCTCTACCTCCAGCGCGCCGACGCCTTCATCCTCGTCCTCGCCCCCCTGTGCATGCTCGCCCTCGGCATGTTCGTCGCCAAGAGCCGCAGCGGCCGCGCCATGCAGGCCACCGCACAGGACCCCGACACGGCCAAGCTCATGGGCATCAACACCGACCGCATCATCGTGATGGCCTTCGCCATCGGAGCCGCGTTCGCCGCCATCGCAGCCGTCGCCTACGGACTCGACAAGGGCCAGATCAACTTCGAGATGGGCTTCCTCCTCGGACTCAAAGCCTTCACCGCCGCCGTACTCGGCGGCATCGGCAACATCTACGGAGCCATGGTCGGCGGAGTCGTCCTCGGCCTCGCCGAAGCCCTCTCCATCGCCTACATCGAAGAAATCCCCGGCATGCAGCAGCTCGGCGGCGGCGCCTGGGCCAACGTCTGGGCATTCGTACTTCTCATCGTCGTCCTCCTCGTCAGGCCACAAGGCCTGCTCGGTGAGCGCGTCGCGGATCGGGCGTGA
- a CDS encoding branched-chain amino acid ABC transporter permease — MTTDTTTTAAATPATTESRTTALRGLTALGGIATIASTFMSWTYTDKFPGDLTVYGYPGGLQVLTLTAGILVLLYAVAALGIRGTRWIAPTGTTRALQLLALGAFGTTWFTVIAITVELGGVVNLEPGGFVAAVASAIPLAAFLLPDDTHKAARPKELPSWAEILIIVAAFGTGLFVVTYGIDTEYAELFTGYMITAGFAVGALFKSGLMARLSALTTKYRSIAVAAAFVAAAAFPFTQSTDQFTLIAVNILIFATVALGLNIVVGLAGLLDLGYVAFLGVGAYTAALVSGTTASAFDVHFPFWAAVLTGAAVSLIFGVVIGAPTLRLRGDYLAIVTLGFGEIFRITVGNLDGVSGPQVTNGPNGVPNIPDLVFFGYDFGESHTVLGFELGGYANYYLLMLLAMILVVLVFSRAGSSRIGRAWVAIREDETAATAMGINGFRVKLIAFALGATLAGLAGTVQAHVQSTVVPEMYVFAGPVPPNSAFLLAAVILGGMGTISGPLIGATLLYMIPAKLQFLQDYQLLGFGLALILLMRFRPEGLIANRRAQLEFHETGQLDTPEGTLPESGVGTVKAGA; from the coding sequence ATGACAACCGACACCACCACAACCGCCGCCGCCACCCCGGCCACCACCGAATCCCGGACCACGGCACTGCGCGGCCTCACCGCCCTCGGCGGCATCGCCACCATCGCCAGCACCTTCATGTCCTGGACCTACACCGACAAGTTCCCCGGCGACCTCACCGTCTACGGCTACCCCGGCGGCCTCCAGGTCCTCACCCTCACCGCGGGCATCCTCGTACTCCTGTACGCAGTCGCCGCCCTCGGCATCCGCGGCACCCGCTGGATCGCACCCACCGGCACCACCAGAGCCCTCCAGCTCCTCGCCCTCGGCGCCTTCGGCACCACCTGGTTCACCGTCATCGCCATCACCGTCGAACTCGGCGGCGTCGTCAACCTCGAACCCGGCGGCTTCGTCGCAGCAGTGGCCTCCGCCATCCCGCTCGCCGCGTTCCTCCTCCCCGACGACACCCACAAAGCAGCACGCCCCAAGGAACTCCCCTCCTGGGCCGAGATCCTCATCATCGTCGCCGCCTTCGGCACCGGCCTCTTCGTCGTCACCTACGGCATCGACACCGAATACGCCGAACTCTTCACCGGCTACATGATCACCGCCGGCTTCGCCGTCGGCGCCCTCTTCAAATCCGGCCTCATGGCCCGGCTCTCGGCACTCACCACCAAGTACCGCTCCATCGCCGTCGCCGCCGCCTTCGTCGCCGCCGCAGCATTCCCCTTCACCCAGAGCACCGACCAGTTCACCCTCATCGCGGTCAACATCCTCATCTTCGCGACCGTCGCACTCGGACTGAACATCGTCGTCGGCCTCGCCGGACTCCTCGACCTCGGATACGTCGCCTTCCTCGGCGTCGGCGCCTACACCGCAGCCCTCGTCTCCGGCACCACCGCCTCCGCCTTCGACGTCCACTTCCCCTTCTGGGCAGCGGTCCTCACCGGCGCAGCCGTCTCCCTCATCTTCGGCGTCGTCATCGGCGCCCCCACCCTCCGCCTCCGCGGCGACTACCTCGCCATCGTCACCCTCGGCTTCGGCGAGATCTTCCGCATCACCGTCGGCAACCTCGACGGCGTCTCCGGACCCCAGGTCACCAACGGCCCCAACGGCGTACCCAACATCCCCGACCTCGTCTTCTTCGGATACGACTTCGGCGAATCCCACACCGTCCTCGGCTTCGAACTCGGCGGATACGCCAACTACTACCTACTCATGCTCCTCGCGATGATCCTCGTGGTCCTCGTCTTCAGCCGCGCAGGCAGCTCCCGCATCGGCCGCGCCTGGGTCGCCATCCGCGAGGACGAGACCGCCGCCACCGCCATGGGCATCAACGGCTTCCGCGTCAAACTCATCGCCTTCGCCCTCGGCGCCACCCTCGCCGGCCTCGCCGGCACCGTCCAGGCCCACGTACAGAGCACCGTCGTCCCGGAGATGTACGTCTTCGCCGGACCCGTGCCGCCCAACTCCGCCTTCCTCCTCGCCGCAGTCATCCTCGGCGGCATGGGAACCATCAGCGGACCCCTCATCGGCGCCACCCTCCTGTACATGATCCCCGCGAAGCTGCAGTTCCTCCAGGACTACCAGCTCCTCGGCTTCGGCCTCGCACTCATCCTGCTGATGCGCTTCCGCCCCGAAGGCCTCATCGCCAACCGGCGCGCCCAGCTCGAATTCCACGAGACCGGCCAACTCGACACACCCGAGGGCACCCTGCCCGAATCCGGCGTCGGCACCGTGAAGGCGGGGGCGTGA
- a CDS encoding ABC transporter ATP-binding protein, with protein MTTTTETTTPVLDASGVTMRFGGLTAVRDVDLTVNAGEIVGLIGPNGAGKTTFFNCLTGLYVPTEGKVRYKGTVLPPKPHLVTQAGIARTFQNIRLFANMTVLENVLVGRHTRTKEGLWSALLRGPGFKKAEAASHARAMELLEFIGLQDKADHLARNLPYGDQRKLEIARALASDPGLLLLDEPTAGMNPQETRVTEELIFAIRDMGIAVLVIEHDMRFIFNLCDRVACLVQGEKLVEGTPSVVQSDERVIAAYLGTPFEGDSPKQTDAPAKADAPEPQPAPATGTAPEAEAPGTDKAERTTSTEGEGQ; from the coding sequence ATGACGACCACCACCGAAACCACCACGCCCGTCCTCGACGCAAGCGGCGTCACCATGCGCTTCGGCGGCCTCACCGCCGTACGCGACGTCGACCTCACCGTCAACGCAGGCGAGATCGTCGGCCTCATCGGCCCCAACGGCGCCGGCAAGACCACCTTCTTCAACTGCCTCACCGGCCTCTACGTCCCCACCGAGGGCAAAGTCCGGTACAAGGGCACCGTCCTGCCCCCCAAGCCCCACCTCGTCACCCAGGCAGGCATCGCCCGCACCTTCCAGAACATCCGGCTCTTCGCCAACATGACCGTCCTGGAGAACGTCCTCGTCGGACGCCACACCAGGACCAAGGAAGGCCTCTGGTCCGCCCTCCTGCGCGGACCCGGATTCAAGAAGGCCGAAGCCGCCTCCCACGCACGCGCCATGGAACTCCTCGAGTTCATCGGCCTCCAGGACAAGGCCGACCACCTCGCGCGCAACCTCCCCTACGGAGACCAGCGCAAACTGGAGATCGCCCGCGCCCTCGCCAGCGACCCCGGCCTCCTCCTCCTGGACGAGCCCACCGCCGGCATGAACCCGCAGGAAACCCGCGTCACCGAAGAACTCATCTTCGCCATCCGCGACATGGGCATCGCCGTACTCGTCATCGAGCACGACATGCGCTTCATCTTCAACCTCTGCGACCGCGTCGCCTGCCTCGTGCAGGGCGAGAAACTCGTCGAGGGCACCCCCTCCGTCGTCCAGAGCGACGAACGCGTCATCGCCGCCTACCTCGGCACCCCCTTCGAAGGGGACTCCCCGAAGCAGACCGACGCACCCGCGAAGGCCGACGCACCCGAGCCGCAGCCGGCCCCCGCGACCGGCACCGCACCGGAAGCCGAAGCCCCCGGAACGGACAAGGCGGAACGCACCACCAGCACAGAAGGGGAAGGCCAGTGA
- a CDS encoding ABC transporter ATP-binding protein, with amino-acid sequence MTALLEVEDLRVAYGKIEAVKGISFTVEAGQVVTLIGTNGAGKTTTLRTLSGLLKPSGGRILFDGKPLSGIPAHKIVALGLAHSPEGRHIFPRLSITENLQLGAFLRTDKAGIEKDIQRAYDLFPILGERRKQAAGTLSGGEQQMLAMGRALMSQPKLLMLDEPSMGLSPIMMQKIMETIVELKASGTTILLVEQNAQAALSLADQGHVMEVGKVVLSGTGADLLHDESVRKAYLGED; translated from the coding sequence GTGACCGCACTGCTCGAGGTCGAGGACCTCAGGGTCGCCTACGGCAAGATCGAAGCCGTCAAGGGAATCTCCTTCACCGTCGAAGCCGGGCAGGTCGTCACCCTCATCGGCACCAACGGCGCCGGCAAGACCACCACCCTGCGCACCCTCTCCGGCCTCCTCAAGCCCTCCGGCGGCCGGATCCTCTTCGACGGGAAACCCCTCAGCGGGATCCCCGCCCACAAGATCGTGGCACTGGGCCTCGCCCACTCCCCCGAGGGCCGCCACATCTTCCCCCGCCTCAGCATCACGGAGAACCTCCAGCTCGGAGCGTTCCTCCGCACCGACAAAGCGGGCATCGAGAAGGACATCCAGCGCGCCTACGACCTCTTCCCCATCCTCGGGGAACGACGCAAGCAGGCCGCCGGAACCCTCTCGGGCGGCGAGCAGCAGATGCTCGCCATGGGACGCGCGCTCATGTCCCAGCCCAAGCTCCTCATGCTCGACGAACCCTCCATGGGCCTCTCCCCGATCATGATGCAGAAGATCATGGAGACCATCGTCGAGCTCAAGGCATCGGGCACGACGATCCTGCTCGTCGAGCAGAACGCCCAGGCCGCCCTCTCCCTCGCGGACCAGGGCCACGTCATGGAGGTCGGCAAGGTCGTCCTCTCCGGCACCGGCGCCGACCTGCTCCACGACGAGTCGGTCCGCAAGGCCTACCTCGGCGAGGACTGA
- a CDS encoding ANTAR domain-containing response regulator, whose product MTTPESPQPVDAVDDDKSHVPPLTTRVVIAEDEALIRLDLKEMLEEEGYSVVGEAGDGQQAVELAREHRPDLVILDVKMPVLDGISAAEKITEESIAPVLMLTAFSQRDLVERARDAGAMAYLVKPFSKSDVVPAIEMAVSRFAELKALESEIADLSQRLETRKLVDRAKSILQTDYGLSEPAAFRWIQKTSMDRRMSMQQLAEALIEDADEKKKAAE is encoded by the coding sequence GTGACCACGCCCGAGTCGCCCCAGCCCGTAGACGCCGTCGACGACGACAAGTCGCACGTCCCGCCGCTGACGACCCGCGTCGTCATCGCCGAGGACGAGGCGCTGATCCGCCTCGACCTCAAAGAGATGCTGGAGGAAGAGGGCTACTCGGTCGTCGGCGAGGCCGGGGACGGGCAGCAGGCCGTCGAGCTGGCCCGGGAGCACCGTCCCGACCTCGTGATCCTCGATGTGAAGATGCCGGTCCTCGACGGGATCTCCGCCGCCGAGAAGATCACCGAGGAGTCGATCGCCCCGGTTCTGATGCTGACGGCGTTCTCGCAGCGGGATCTGGTCGAGCGGGCCCGGGACGCCGGGGCGATGGCGTATCTGGTGAAGCCGTTCAGCAAGAGCGATGTGGTTCCGGCCATCGAGATGGCCGTGTCCCGGTTCGCGGAGCTGAAGGCGCTGGAGAGCGAGATCGCGGACCTGTCGCAGCGGCTGGAGACCCGGAAGCTGGTGGACCGGGCGAAGAGCATTCTGCAGACGGACTACGGGCTGTCGGAGCCGGCCGCGTTCCGCTGGATCCAGAAGACGTCGATGGACCGGCGGATGTCGATGCAGCAGCTGGCCGAGGCGCTGATCGAGGACGCCGACGAGAAGAAGAAGGCCGCCGAGTAG
- a CDS encoding helix-turn-helix domain-containing protein translates to MIFHGMEVRQKALDLLNTGTPGAEVARRLNVPRGTVSYWLHMERSKRGTCPGARTPSCHRCDGVGLAESAYIYLLGLYLGDGHISQHAQHRTPNLMITLDDCWPGIQDEAEAALRGVFPDNATCRVRKPGCHNIKVYSKHLLCLFPQHGPGRKHEREIALEAWQQELVDANPWAFVRGLIHSDGCRITNWTTRMVGGIRKRYEYPRYWFTNVSDDIRRLYTDTLDKLGIEWTHCTRAGKEYNISVARRASVALMDAHVGPKY, encoded by the coding sequence ATGATCTTCCATGGAATGGAAGTGCGCCAGAAGGCGCTCGACCTTCTCAATACCGGCACGCCGGGCGCTGAAGTCGCTCGCCGACTAAATGTGCCGCGCGGCACGGTCTCGTACTGGCTCCATATGGAGCGCTCCAAGCGGGGCACTTGCCCGGGTGCCCGGACACCTTCTTGCCACCGGTGCGACGGCGTCGGGCTCGCCGAGTCCGCCTACATCTACCTCTTGGGCCTATACCTGGGAGACGGCCACATCAGCCAGCACGCCCAGCACCGGACGCCGAACCTGATGATCACTCTTGACGACTGCTGGCCGGGCATCCAGGACGAGGCAGAGGCGGCACTCCGCGGGGTATTCCCCGACAACGCCACGTGCCGGGTACGCAAGCCCGGCTGCCACAACATCAAGGTCTACTCCAAGCACCTTCTGTGCCTGTTCCCGCAGCACGGTCCAGGCAGGAAGCACGAGCGTGAGATCGCGCTGGAGGCCTGGCAACAGGAGCTCGTCGATGCGAACCCCTGGGCCTTCGTTCGTGGACTCATCCACTCCGACGGTTGCCGTATCACCAACTGGACCACCCGCATGGTCGGCGGAATCCGTAAGCGCTACGAGTACCCCCGGTACTGGTTCACCAACGTCTCCGACGACATCCGCCGGCTCTACACCGACACCTTGGACAAGCTCGGTATCGAGTGGACGCACTGCACCCGCGCGGGCAAGGAGTACAACATCTCCGTAGCCCGACGGGCGTCCGTCGCCCTCATGGACGCTCACGTCGGGCCGAAGTACTGA